The following coding sequences lie in one Thiohalospira halophila DSM 15071 genomic window:
- a CDS encoding formylglycine-generating enzyme family protein, which translates to MTETAVSRTDEELISVHELDRDGVQALQQRAAEAADMGFGFRDLLADGGPGPELAVVPAGRFLFGSSPEEFGHKPDEGPRRWAAIRRPFAMGRFTVTAAEFERYQRATGFTFRRDLIRADGDFPVMNLRVQEVRDYLAWLSEQTGATYRLPTEVEWEYACRAGTRTPFAFGESVDCHQVHFNPAFPYEEQKQKKRWFLPRCLPMPSALEVGRYPCNAWGLHDMHGNVWEFTASRWSESLPAAVPDEQLSTLRERKPIVVRGGSYFDMAVRARSAARQRRVWDELDVNIGFRVVREL; encoded by the coding sequence ATGACCGAGACTGCCGTCAGCCGTACCGATGAGGAACTGATCAGCGTCCATGAGCTGGACCGCGACGGTGTGCAGGCCCTCCAGCAGCGGGCGGCCGAGGCGGCCGACATGGGCTTCGGGTTCCGCGACCTCCTCGCCGATGGCGGTCCGGGGCCGGAGCTGGCGGTGGTCCCCGCCGGGCGCTTCCTCTTCGGCTCCTCCCCGGAGGAGTTCGGCCACAAGCCCGACGAGGGGCCCCGGCGCTGGGCCGCCATCCGCCGGCCCTTCGCCATGGGCCGGTTCACGGTCACCGCCGCCGAGTTCGAGCGCTATCAGCGGGCCACCGGCTTCACCTTCCGCCGCGACCTCATTCGCGCCGACGGCGACTTCCCGGTGATGAACCTGCGGGTCCAGGAGGTGCGCGACTACCTGGCCTGGCTCTCGGAGCAGACGGGTGCCACCTATCGGCTACCCACCGAGGTGGAGTGGGAGTACGCCTGTCGCGCCGGGACCCGGACGCCCTTCGCCTTCGGCGAGTCGGTGGACTGCCACCAGGTCCACTTCAATCCCGCCTTCCCCTACGAGGAGCAGAAGCAGAAGAAACGCTGGTTCCTGCCGCGCTGCCTGCCCATGCCCTCCGCCCTGGAGGTGGGGCGCTACCCCTGCAACGCCTGGGGCCTGCACGACATGCACGGCAATGTCTGGGAGTTCACCGCCAGCCGCTGGAGCGAGTCGCTGCCCGCGGCGGTGCCGGACGAGCAGCTCTCCACCCTGCGCGAGCGCAAGCCCATCGTCGTGCGCGGCGGCTCCTACTTCGACATGGCGGTGCGCGCCCGCAGTGCCGCGCGCCAGCGCCGGGTGTGGGACGAGCTGGACGTGAACATCGGCTTCCGCGTGGTCCGCGAGCTCTGA
- a CDS encoding c-type cytochrome, translating into MVRIRKTILASGLVALAAAGTAGANPEITRGDVMASTCYACHGTDGKSPGAIPSLHGLPKEKIVSDLMAFKNGNRMSTVMERHARGYSDAEIRELAEVISAAGE; encoded by the coding sequence ATGGTACGCATCCGTAAGACCATCCTCGCCAGCGGGCTGGTGGCGCTTGCCGCCGCCGGGACCGCGGGCGCCAATCCGGAGATCACCCGGGGCGATGTCATGGCGAGCACCTGCTACGCCTGCCACGGCACCGACGGCAAGAGCCCCGGCGCCATCCCCAGCCTCCACGGCCTGCCCAAGGAGAAGATCGTCTCCGATCTCATGGCCTTCAAGAACGGCAACCGCATGTCCACCGTCATGGAGCGCCACGCCCGCGGCTACAGCGATGCCGAGATCCGGGAACTGGCCGAGGTCATCAGCGCCGCCGGCGAATGA
- a CDS encoding methionine adenosyltransferase, whose protein sequence is MEWYLDARPAAPGAVEIAERKGTGHPDTICDALTERLSLELSRLYEERFGTILHHNVDKALLWGGAAEPAFGGGRVTAPMEIYLAGRATREVRGETLPVDELVQQVTRDWLGENLHALDPERDVRVHSLIRPGSADLTELFLRRESGGVWYANDTSVGVGFAPLSAVERAVDAAERRVNAPDFKAAHPETGEDVKVMGVRRGDTLHLTVGCAMVDRDLADLDAYLAAREAVAEAVREAAAAVTDLELDVAVNAADVPEHESIYLTTTGTSAEAGDDGEAGRGNRVNGLITPYRPMTMESVAGKNPVTHVGKVYNLIASRAAEAMVREVDGIEGAEVYLVSQIGRPVPDPQAAHVRLSLADGTAAAGLEAEARRILNAELEASPDLWRLLLDGTVACDRWPL, encoded by the coding sequence ATGGAGTGGTACCTCGACGCCCGCCCCGCCGCGCCCGGCGCGGTGGAGATCGCCGAACGCAAGGGGACCGGGCACCCCGATACCATCTGCGACGCCCTCACCGAGCGGCTGAGCCTGGAACTCTCCCGCCTCTACGAGGAGCGCTTCGGCACCATCCTCCACCACAACGTGGACAAGGCGCTGCTCTGGGGCGGGGCGGCCGAGCCCGCCTTCGGCGGCGGCCGGGTGACCGCCCCCATGGAGATCTACCTGGCCGGGCGGGCCACCCGGGAGGTCCGCGGCGAGACCCTGCCGGTGGATGAGCTGGTCCAGCAGGTCACCCGCGACTGGCTGGGGGAGAACCTCCACGCCCTGGATCCCGAGCGCGATGTCCGCGTCCACTCCCTCATCCGCCCCGGCTCCGCCGATCTCACCGAGCTCTTCCTGCGTCGCGAGAGCGGCGGCGTCTGGTACGCCAATGACACCTCCGTGGGCGTCGGCTTCGCCCCCCTCTCCGCGGTGGAGCGCGCCGTGGATGCCGCCGAGCGCCGGGTGAACGCGCCCGACTTCAAGGCGGCCCACCCCGAGACCGGGGAGGACGTGAAGGTCATGGGCGTTCGCCGGGGGGATACCCTCCACCTCACCGTGGGCTGCGCCATGGTCGACCGCGATCTGGCCGATCTGGACGCCTACCTCGCCGCCCGGGAGGCGGTGGCCGAGGCGGTGCGCGAGGCGGCCGCCGCGGTCACCGACCTGGAGCTGGACGTCGCGGTGAACGCCGCCGACGTCCCCGAGCACGAGTCCATCTACCTCACCACCACCGGGACCTCCGCCGAGGCGGGCGATGACGGCGAGGCCGGGCGGGGCAACCGGGTCAACGGCCTCATCACTCCCTACCGGCCCATGACCATGGAGTCGGTGGCCGGCAAGAACCCGGTGACCCATGTGGGCAAGGTCTACAACCTCATCGCCAGCCGCGCCGCCGAGGCGATGGTCCGGGAGGTGGACGGTATCGAGGGGGCGGAGGTCTACCTGGTCAGCCAGATCGGGCGGCCGGTGCCGGACCCCCAGGCCGCCCACGTCCGCCTGAGCCTGGCCGACGGTACCGCCGCCGCCGGCCTGGAGGCGGAGGCGCGCCGGATCCTCAACGCCGAGCTGGAGGCCTCCCCGGACCTCTGGCGGTTGCTGCTGGACGGCACTGTGGCCTGCGATCGCTGGCCGCTGTAG
- a CDS encoding PilC/PilY family type IV pilus protein, translated as MDARHSPPFIAALLALAAGGATADPLNLASQPLTLASGVEPNVMILLDDSGSMDTVEECDRWEESWWGRRECVEGRVTRMDIAREVTTDLVADNPDTRFGLTLFDGNEGGRVVAGCGSDQQTVRDAIENARAVGGTPLAEAYYEVTRYFRGLGGFFQEADYQSPVEYRCQNSFVITVSDGEPTQDDTWPHHDPDDPDHRLPDWDEDENDRNGYLDDFALFARETDLRHGGTDATGTGFDEPPFSHQELRTFTIGFTTDLDLLEEAADYGGGDYYTADNAEELTRALEEAMASIRDLTATAAPVAANTGQVSGESRIYQARFQGGDWSGDLLAYTLDTQTLTLAGAPEWTASDRIPEPDQRTLVVGEEGTPLRWDQLDTATRNALGDPEVVAWLRGDRGTEEQNGGDWRDRAHRLGDIVHSGPAYSGPPASGYDRVHWSGGDESDYAAYREDHADRTPLILAGANDGFLHAFDAEDGTERFAYAPSPVVDRLGDLADPVYDHQYYVDGTPTVADAWSQDGWGTFAAGGLRAGGQGIYLLDITDPDDFTDEAGAGNQVVWEFTDADDAELGYTFSRPAIAHMANGEWAVIFGNGYNNSEADGHAGGGTASLFIAPIDAGRDGWTADDYTRLDTGVGSAADPNGLATATPVDLDGDGVVDTIYAGDLRGNLWKFDVDNTSASGWAVANGGTPLFRATGPDGEGQPITSAPRVGRHPRGHGVMVYFGTGQYLEPDDADAIGQGRQAFYGILDEGSPASADNLLEQEVTWEGTVDGTGIRVTSDERMRAHHDGWYMELPSAGERVVNPPLLRSGRIIFTTRIPSGDACGYGGTGWLMELDAVSGARLSRTPFDISDDGTVDEADMVDNPESGDDGDDQVAASGRKSESGMPTAPKVLDIGDTEPGEVKVTAGTAGEVETIQEERPPGSVGRQSWRRLR; from the coding sequence ATGGATGCTCGCCACTCCCCGCCGTTCATCGCGGCCCTGCTCGCCCTCGCGGCCGGCGGGGCCACCGCCGACCCGCTCAACCTGGCCTCGCAGCCACTGACCCTCGCCTCCGGCGTCGAACCCAACGTCATGATCCTGCTGGACGACTCCGGCTCCATGGACACCGTAGAGGAGTGCGACCGCTGGGAAGAGAGCTGGTGGGGACGCCGGGAGTGCGTGGAGGGCAGGGTCACGCGCATGGACATCGCCCGGGAGGTCACCACCGACCTGGTAGCGGACAATCCCGATACCCGTTTCGGCCTGACCCTCTTCGACGGCAACGAGGGAGGCCGGGTGGTGGCCGGCTGCGGCAGCGACCAGCAGACGGTCCGGGATGCCATCGAGAACGCCCGCGCGGTGGGCGGCACACCACTGGCGGAGGCCTATTACGAGGTCACACGCTATTTCCGGGGCCTGGGCGGCTTCTTCCAGGAGGCCGACTACCAGTCCCCCGTGGAGTACCGCTGCCAGAACAGCTTCGTCATTACCGTGAGCGACGGCGAACCCACTCAGGACGATACCTGGCCCCACCACGACCCGGACGACCCCGACCACCGCCTCCCGGACTGGGACGAGGACGAAAACGACCGCAACGGCTACCTGGACGACTTCGCCCTCTTCGCCCGGGAGACCGACCTGCGCCACGGCGGCACCGATGCCACCGGCACCGGCTTCGATGAGCCCCCCTTCTCCCATCAGGAGCTGCGGACCTTCACCATCGGCTTCACCACCGACCTGGACCTGCTGGAGGAGGCCGCCGACTACGGCGGCGGCGACTACTACACCGCCGACAACGCCGAGGAGCTCACCCGCGCCCTGGAGGAAGCCATGGCCTCCATCCGCGACCTCACCGCGACGGCCGCCCCCGTGGCGGCCAACACCGGCCAGGTCTCCGGCGAGAGCCGGATCTACCAGGCCCGCTTCCAGGGTGGCGACTGGAGCGGCGATCTCCTCGCCTACACCCTGGATACGCAGACCCTGACCCTCGCCGGGGCACCGGAGTGGACCGCCAGCGACCGGATCCCCGAACCGGACCAGCGCACCCTCGTCGTCGGAGAGGAGGGCACCCCCCTGCGCTGGGATCAGCTGGACACGGCGACCCGGAACGCGCTGGGCGACCCGGAAGTGGTGGCCTGGCTGCGCGGCGATCGCGGCACCGAGGAGCAGAACGGCGGCGACTGGCGGGACCGCGCCCACCGTCTGGGAGACATCGTCCATTCCGGGCCGGCCTACTCCGGGCCACCGGCCTCGGGCTACGACCGGGTCCACTGGTCCGGCGGCGACGAATCCGACTATGCCGCCTACCGCGAGGACCATGCGGACCGCACCCCGCTGATCCTGGCGGGCGCCAACGACGGCTTCCTCCACGCCTTCGATGCCGAGGACGGGACGGAACGCTTCGCTTACGCCCCCTCGCCGGTGGTCGACCGGCTGGGCGATCTCGCCGACCCGGTCTACGACCACCAGTACTACGTCGACGGTACCCCCACGGTGGCCGACGCCTGGAGCCAGGATGGCTGGGGCACCTTCGCCGCCGGCGGCCTGCGCGCCGGGGGGCAGGGGATCTACCTGCTGGACATCACCGATCCCGACGACTTCACCGACGAGGCGGGCGCCGGCAACCAGGTGGTCTGGGAGTTCACCGACGCCGATGACGCCGAACTGGGCTATACCTTCTCCCGCCCCGCCATCGCCCACATGGCCAACGGCGAGTGGGCCGTGATCTTCGGCAACGGCTACAACAACAGCGAGGCCGACGGCCACGCCGGCGGCGGGACCGCCAGCCTCTTCATCGCCCCCATCGATGCCGGGCGCGACGGCTGGACCGCAGACGACTACACCCGTCTGGATACCGGCGTCGGCAGCGCCGCCGACCCCAACGGCCTGGCCACCGCCACCCCCGTGGACCTCGACGGCGACGGCGTCGTGGACACCATCTACGCCGGCGACCTGCGCGGCAACCTCTGGAAGTTCGACGTCGACAACACCTCCGCCTCCGGCTGGGCGGTGGCCAACGGCGGCACCCCCCTCTTCCGGGCGACGGGCCCCGATGGCGAGGGCCAGCCCATCACCAGCGCCCCCCGGGTGGGCCGCCACCCGCGGGGTCACGGGGTCATGGTCTACTTCGGTACCGGCCAGTACCTGGAACCCGACGACGCCGACGCCATCGGCCAGGGCCGACAGGCCTTCTACGGGATCCTGGACGAGGGCAGCCCCGCCTCCGCCGACAACCTGCTGGAGCAGGAGGTGACCTGGGAGGGAACGGTGGACGGCACCGGCATCCGCGTGACCAGCGACGAACGAATGCGCGCCCACCATGACGGCTGGTACATGGAGCTGCCCAGCGCCGGCGAACGCGTGGTGAACCCCCCGCTACTGCGAAGCGGCCGGATCATCTTCACCACCCGGATCCCCAGCGGCGATGCCTGCGGCTACGGCGGCACCGGCTGGCTCATGGAGCTGGACGCCGTTAGTGGCGCGCGGCTGAGCCGGACCCCCTTCGACATCAGCGACGACGGGACGGTGGACGAGGCGGACATGGTCGATAACCCCGAAAGCGGTGATGACGGTGATGACCAGGTAGCCGCCAGCGGCCGCAAGAGCGAATCGGGCATGCCCACGGCCCCGAAGGTGCTGGACATCGGCGATACCGAGCCCGGCGAGGTGAAGGTGACCGCCGGCACCGCCGGCGAGGTGGAGACCATCCAGGAAGAGCGGCCACCGGGGAGCGTGGGCCGCCAGTCCTGGCGGCGCCTACGCTGA
- a CDS encoding NAD(P)/FAD-dependent oxidoreductase, with product MDEDARPVLVVGLGLAGALMTLALQRRGRTVVVADDGGAVTSRAAAGLVSPINGPRLSRPPRTSEWLAAATALYTDAEARLGERLWYPGPIRRLFRDADQARRWEERRAEPARAVNMGPAEPPGRHPQGLDPHGSGPILGGGRLDVAGLLAAVARERAAAGRLREAVDPGQLEPTPDGVRLGGEDYAAAILCQGWSGAAGPWLAGLPLEPLAGESLGLRLSAGAPAEPLHGAGWLVATGPDSARLGATHHRAVGGEPTAAGREELLAALPGLWSGSSEVVAHFAGTRVAVRDRAPVAGPHPRWPRLAILNGLGGKGALWGPWCAEAVAENLLDGAAVPAEIDPGRFGTVTCA from the coding sequence TTGGATGAAGACGCGCGCCCCGTGCTGGTGGTGGGGCTCGGCCTGGCCGGGGCGCTCATGACCCTGGCCCTGCAGCGTCGGGGCCGGACGGTGGTGGTCGCCGATGACGGGGGCGCCGTGACCTCCCGCGCCGCCGCCGGCCTGGTGAGCCCCATCAACGGTCCGCGCCTCTCCCGGCCACCGCGCACCAGCGAGTGGCTGGCGGCGGCCACCGCGCTCTACACCGACGCCGAGGCCCGCCTGGGCGAGCGCCTGTGGTATCCCGGCCCCATCCGCCGTCTGTTCCGGGATGCGGACCAGGCCCGGCGCTGGGAGGAGCGGCGGGCCGAGCCGGCCCGCGCGGTGAACATGGGCCCCGCCGAGCCTCCGGGCCGCCATCCCCAGGGCCTGGATCCCCATGGCAGTGGCCCCATCCTGGGGGGCGGTCGGCTGGATGTGGCCGGCCTCCTGGCGGCCGTGGCCCGGGAGCGAGCCGCGGCGGGTCGACTCCGGGAGGCCGTCGATCCCGGGCAGCTGGAGCCGACGCCGGACGGGGTGCGCCTGGGCGGAGAGGATTATGCAGCGGCGATCCTCTGTCAGGGGTGGAGCGGAGCCGCTGGTCCCTGGCTGGCCGGGCTGCCGCTGGAACCCCTGGCCGGGGAGAGCCTGGGCCTGCGCCTGTCGGCGGGTGCCCCGGCGGAGCCGCTCCACGGCGCTGGCTGGCTGGTGGCTACCGGGCCCGATTCCGCCCGCCTGGGTGCGACCCATCACCGCGCAGTGGGCGGGGAGCCCACGGCCGCCGGTCGGGAGGAGCTGCTGGCGGCACTGCCCGGGCTCTGGTCCGGAAGCAGCGAGGTGGTCGCCCACTTCGCCGGTACGCGGGTGGCGGTTCGTGATCGGGCCCCGGTGGCCGGGCCCCATCCGCGGTGGCCCCGGCTGGCCATCCTCAACGGCCTGGGCGGCAAGGGGGCGCTCTGGGGACCCTGGTGCGCCGAGGCCGTGGCGGAGAATCTGCTGGACGGGGCCGCGGTCCCGGCGGAGATCGACCCGGGCCGATTCGGGACGGTGACATGCGCCTGA
- the tsaA gene encoding tRNA (N6-threonylcarbamoyladenosine(37)-N6)-methyltransferase TrmO produces MAAEPRCLTPIGVVHSPFRQKFGIPRQPRLAPVEAEIELFPPLDGPEAVRGLEGFSHLWVVFAFHAAGEGGPTVRPPRLGGRDRLGVLATRSTHRPNGLGLSAVTLKAVAPGRLILGGVDLLDGTPVLDVKPYLPWSDAIPDAAAGFAEAPPPARPVHFAPAAEAALAERTDGEDLRRRLAAVVALDPRPATGRTEGRVYRMAFADVDVAFTEEEEGFRVLSLEASLRD; encoded by the coding sequence GTGGCCGCCGAGCCCCGCTGCCTGACCCCCATCGGGGTCGTCCATTCCCCCTTCCGGCAGAAGTTCGGGATCCCGCGCCAGCCCCGGCTGGCGCCGGTGGAGGCCGAGATCGAGCTCTTCCCGCCCCTGGACGGGCCCGAGGCGGTCCGTGGGCTGGAGGGCTTCTCCCACCTCTGGGTGGTCTTCGCCTTCCACGCCGCCGGCGAGGGCGGCCCCACGGTCCGCCCGCCCCGCCTGGGCGGGCGCGACCGCCTGGGGGTGCTGGCCACCCGCAGTACCCATCGCCCCAACGGCCTCGGCCTCTCCGCGGTCACCCTGAAGGCGGTGGCCCCCGGCCGGCTCATCCTGGGCGGGGTGGACCTGCTGGACGGGACCCCGGTGCTCGACGTGAAGCCCTATCTCCCCTGGAGCGATGCCATCCCCGACGCCGCGGCCGGCTTCGCCGAGGCGCCGCCGCCCGCCCGGCCGGTGCACTTCGCCCCGGCCGCGGAGGCGGCCCTGGCCGAGCGCACCGACGGCGAGGACCTGCGCCGGCGCCTGGCAGCGGTGGTGGCGCTGGATCCCCGCCCGGCCACCGGCCGGACCGAGGGGCGGGTCTACCGCATGGCCTTCGCCGACGTGGATGTCGCCTTCACCGAAGAGGAGGAGGGCTTCCGGGTCCTGAGCCTGGAGGCGAGCCTCCGCGACTGA
- the nhaC gene encoding Na+/H+ antiporter NhaC — protein sequence MITRNPEEGEPEVPLPSLAMALFPILVTMALILLQIVAFDEFIPHIPLTVGIAMTGLMGWYNGIRWWRMENGLYHVVHIGLQSVAILVVVGMIIGSWILSGTVPLLIYYGLQLITPELFLLAAMLLTTIVSIAVGTSWGTVGTVGLALVGIGEGLGIPMYLTGGAIVSGAFFGDKMSPLSDTTNLAPAVTSTNLFSHIRGMMATSVPALIIAGVIYWLIGLGYAEAGMDGERVATILEGLEAQFTLHPLLLLPAVLVLVLALSRYPVLPTLFLGAVAGAVTAVIGQGVGPEAVVTAMQGGFTSNTGVDAVDSLLSAGGIQSMMWTISLVLIALAFGGIVEETRCIEAILNAVMARVRGRFSLTLASTGSAAGTNLVSGDPYLSIALPGRMFAPAFRGQGLSTLNLSRSVEEGGTLLNPLIPWGAGAAFTAGALGIPTLEYAAFAFVCWLSPLIGLAYAALGWFVIPASEAEKERWQSDEELVMVSGEMVNSADLEPEELERAFDAWRKR from the coding sequence ATGATTACCCGCAACCCGGAAGAGGGGGAGCCCGAGGTTCCCCTGCCCAGCCTCGCTATGGCGCTGTTCCCCATCCTGGTGACCATGGCTCTCATCCTCCTCCAGATCGTCGCCTTCGACGAGTTCATTCCCCACATCCCGCTGACCGTCGGTATCGCCATGACCGGCCTCATGGGCTGGTATAACGGGATCCGCTGGTGGCGGATGGAGAACGGCCTCTACCACGTCGTCCACATCGGCCTGCAGTCGGTGGCCATCCTCGTCGTGGTCGGCATGATCATCGGCAGCTGGATCCTCTCCGGCACGGTTCCGCTGCTCATCTACTACGGCCTGCAGCTCATCACGCCGGAGCTCTTCCTCCTGGCGGCCATGCTGCTGACCACCATCGTCTCCATCGCGGTGGGGACCTCCTGGGGGACCGTGGGGACGGTCGGCCTGGCGCTGGTGGGTATCGGCGAGGGGCTGGGGATACCCATGTACCTCACGGGTGGCGCCATCGTCTCCGGCGCCTTCTTCGGCGACAAGATGTCGCCGCTGTCGGACACGACCAACCTGGCGCCGGCGGTTACCTCCACCAACCTCTTCAGCCACATCCGCGGAATGATGGCCACCTCGGTCCCGGCGCTCATCATTGCCGGCGTGATCTACTGGCTCATCGGGCTGGGCTATGCGGAGGCCGGCATGGACGGCGAGCGCGTGGCGACCATCCTCGAGGGGCTGGAGGCACAATTCACCCTCCATCCGCTGTTGCTGCTCCCGGCGGTCCTGGTGCTCGTGCTCGCCCTGAGCCGGTATCCGGTGCTCCCCACGCTCTTCCTGGGGGCGGTTGCCGGGGCGGTGACGGCCGTGATCGGCCAGGGGGTCGGCCCGGAGGCGGTGGTGACCGCCATGCAGGGTGGTTTCACCAGCAATACCGGGGTGGATGCGGTGGACAGCCTCCTCTCCGCGGGCGGGATCCAGTCCATGATGTGGACCATATCCCTGGTCCTCATCGCGCTCGCCTTCGGCGGGATCGTGGAGGAGACCCGCTGCATCGAGGCCATCCTGAATGCCGTCATGGCCCGGGTGCGCGGCCGTTTCTCCCTCACCCTGGCGAGTACCGGCAGCGCGGCGGGGACCAACCTCGTCTCCGGTGATCCCTACCTCTCCATCGCCCTGCCCGGGCGCATGTTCGCCCCGGCGTTCCGCGGCCAGGGCCTGTCGACCCTGAACCTCTCGCGGTCGGTGGAAGAGGGGGGCACGTTGTTGAACCCCCTCATCCCCTGGGGAGCCGGCGCGGCCTTTACCGCCGGCGCCCTGGGGATCCCGACCCTGGAGTACGCCGCCTTCGCCTTCGTCTGCTGGCTCTCACCGCTCATCGGGCTGGCCTACGCCGCCCTGGGCTGGTTCGTGATCCCCGCCTCCGAGGCCGAGAAGGAGCGCTGGCAGAGTGACGAGGAGCTGGTCATGGTCTCCGGCGAGATGGTCAACTCCGCCGACCTCGAACCCGAGGAGCTGGAGCGCGCCTTCGACGCCTGGCGCAAACGCTAG
- a CDS encoding NAD(P)/FAD-dependent oxidoreductase encodes MNRLTRREMLKLMGAGSAAGGLAAAGCGTTGGSGSARGAHVVVVGGGFGGATCAKYLRRYDSDVRVTLVEPKKQYTTCPASNWYLGGFRDLQDITHGYGALKDDYDVNVVHDMVTGVDPDGRTVRLAGGESLSYDRLVVSPGIDFRWDRVDGLDASTEERIPHAWKAGDQTRILRQQLEAMPNGGTFVLVPPPNPFRCPPGPYERASLVAHYLQQNKPRSKVLILDPKDGFSKQGLFEQGWAEKYGDMIEWVPGSDGGTVHRVDADSRTVFTEQGFTEHKADVLNFVPPQKAGKLAFQAGLTDESGWCPVDQQSFESEIHPGIHVIGDASIAGAMPKSGHSANSQGKMAAAAIVSQLRGDEVVSPSHVNTCYSLVGPEYGITVAAVYRYSDGSISGVEGAGGVSPMDASSGFRKQEAHYAKGWYESITSDVWG; translated from the coding sequence ATGAATCGACTGACTCGCCGAGAGATGCTCAAGCTCATGGGCGCCGGCAGCGCGGCCGGGGGCCTCGCGGCCGCCGGCTGCGGCACCACCGGTGGCTCCGGAAGCGCCCGCGGGGCCCACGTGGTCGTGGTCGGTGGCGGTTTCGGCGGCGCCACCTGCGCCAAGTACCTGCGCCGGTACGACTCCGATGTCCGCGTGACCCTGGTAGAGCCCAAGAAGCAGTATACTACCTGCCCCGCCTCCAACTGGTACCTGGGCGGCTTCCGCGACCTCCAGGACATCACCCACGGCTACGGCGCCCTGAAGGACGACTACGACGTCAACGTCGTCCACGACATGGTCACCGGCGTCGACCCGGACGGCCGGACCGTGCGGCTCGCCGGCGGCGAGAGCCTGAGCTACGACCGCCTGGTGGTCTCCCCCGGCATCGACTTCCGCTGGGACCGGGTCGACGGCCTGGATGCCTCCACCGAGGAGCGCATCCCCCACGCCTGGAAGGCCGGCGATCAGACCCGGATCCTCCGCCAGCAGCTGGAGGCCATGCCCAACGGCGGGACCTTCGTACTGGTGCCGCCGCCGAACCCCTTCCGCTGCCCGCCGGGGCCGTACGAGCGCGCCAGCCTGGTGGCCCACTACCTCCAGCAGAACAAGCCGCGCTCCAAGGTCCTGATCCTCGATCCCAAGGACGGTTTCTCCAAGCAGGGACTCTTTGAGCAGGGCTGGGCGGAGAAGTACGGCGACATGATCGAGTGGGTCCCGGGCTCCGACGGTGGCACCGTCCACCGGGTGGATGCGGATAGCCGCACCGTCTTCACCGAGCAGGGCTTCACCGAGCACAAGGCCGACGTCCTCAACTTCGTGCCGCCCCAGAAGGCGGGCAAGCTCGCCTTCCAGGCCGGGCTGACCGATGAATCCGGCTGGTGCCCGGTGGATCAGCAGAGCTTCGAGTCCGAGATCCACCCCGGGATCCACGTCATCGGGGACGCCTCCATCGCCGGGGCCATGCCCAAGTCCGGCCACTCCGCCAACAGCCAGGGCAAGATGGCGGCCGCCGCCATTGTCTCCCAGCTGCGCGGGGACGAGGTCGTCTCGCCCTCCCACGTGAACACCTGCTACAGCCTGGTGGGCCCCGAGTACGGCATCACCGTGGCGGCGGTCTACCGCTACAGCGACGGCAGCATCAGCGGGGTGGAGGGCGCCGGCGGCGTCAGCCCCATGGATGCCAGCAGCGGCTTCCGCAAGCAGGAGGCGCACTACGCCAAGGGCTGGTACGAGAGCATCACCAGCGACGTCTGGGGCTGA
- a CDS encoding class I SAM-dependent methyltransferase has protein sequence MRLTERVHQRLGQLLTPGKPALDATAGGGHDTLFLARTLHPGPVHALDIQSAALERTRARLEASGVGEYVTLHQASHGELGEVLPAELRGRLAAVLFNLGYLPGYTAGPTTEPVTTLAALEGAMAWLAPGGVLSVVAYRGHPGGREEALAVGDWFARRLPAAEERDTGGEGPIAWLGRAPAVGEESISGT, from the coding sequence ATGCGCCTGACCGAGCGCGTCCACCAGCGCCTGGGGCAGCTCCTGACCCCCGGCAAACCGGCGCTGGATGCCACCGCGGGCGGCGGGCACGACACCCTCTTCCTGGCGCGGACACTCCACCCCGGCCCGGTGCATGCGCTGGATATCCAGTCGGCCGCCCTGGAGCGGACCCGGGCCCGGCTGGAGGCCTCCGGCGTCGGTGAGTATGTCACCCTCCACCAGGCCAGCCACGGGGAACTCGGCGAGGTCCTGCCGGCCGAGCTGCGCGGGCGGCTGGCGGCGGTGCTGTTCAATCTCGGCTATCTTCCCGGGTACACGGCCGGGCCGACCACCGAGCCGGTGACCACCCTGGCCGCCCTGGAGGGGGCGATGGCCTGGCTGGCCCCCGGCGGTGTCCTCTCGGTGGTGGCCTATCGCGGGCACCCCGGGGGGAGGGAGGAGGCGCTGGCGGTGGGCGACTGGTTCGCCCGGCGCCTGCCGGCCGCCGAGGAGCGGGATACCGGCGGTGAGGGCCCCATCGCGTGGCTGGGTCGCGCACCGGCCGTTGGCGAGGAGTCCATTAGTGGAACATAA